In the Balaenoptera musculus isolate JJ_BM4_2016_0621 chromosome 2, mBalMus1.pri.v3, whole genome shotgun sequence genome, GCTTAGGAATCAAACTGTGCTGCTTGAAATTGGGGAGTGGCCAGCATCCTCATTTGCAAGTTCCCATCGGAAAAGCTACTAGCAGCCTGTTGAGGCTGAGAACTCTCCTGCAATTGGGCTGCTAGTGCTGTTCAGAGGCAACAGGATCGGTTCCCTAAGCCCTTtcaccttttccttcttcccttcctgcccaTTTGTCAGATGCTAAGCGGAGAGACCTTAGAGAGCTGGCTTGTTGCTCTCAGGGAACTGTTCTTGGGTTACGGGGCAGAGAACCATCTTACATGTGGCATTTACTTTGCAGTTGGGAAAATGGGGCAGCACAGCTTGGTGGCTTGTTCTGGGGACCTCAGCAAGGCCAAGGAAATCTTTCAAAAGAAGTGAGTGCTATGAAATGAGTACAAAAAATatccttcttcttcttggatatctcttctttaagaattttatagtaagTGTGATTTGGCCTAAATGATAATGTCTTTCCACTGTGACACTGTATGATTGGAACACCAAATTGCATCCTTAGTTAGTGATTAAATCACCTGGAACTGTAAAATTGACTAAAAACAGAAGAAGCTAATATATTCAGCATATGACCAACAATTTAGGAAATTTGGGAAAAATGAGATGAGACTATTCAGCTAcagtttgaaaaattattttactatgaTATGAAAAACTTTCTGGAGTCTCTGGAAATGTTTCTTTCAGAGAAAAGGATTGGATAGGGATTTTTTGTCTTAAGTCTCAATGACTTTTGTGATGTTTGGgtccttttttcccatttttttttttgttccctttGTCTCTAGAGCTTTTCTGTCCATTCAGGGTCCTAATTCAGAATCCAGATTTATGGAAAATTGATGTCACAGGAAATAAAAAGTTTGGAGATGTTCTTAGGAAATAATTGTAAGCCCATCCCTAGTAGTAGACCCTTGTTTGTAAGATTTTCTCACCACCTTGAACTTTACAGATTCcttgacaaaacaaaaaataattgggAGGATCGTGAGACGTTTGAGAAGGTGCCTGGAAAATATGATATGCTACAAATGGACTATACCACCAATACTCAGGTAAACTCTGACTATACGTTTAGGGAAGAACTGTTTCCTCTTAAGCAGGGTGAAGTCTAGCAGAGTGACTTAGATGAGGTCCTAGTCTCTGTTATTTACTAAGGTTCTTATAAAATCTTAGGTCCTGTTTCCAGAAGTTTAATATTATGAATCAAGAGAGGAGTAATAAATAGTCAAACTGATAAAACTACATTTAAAGTTGCCTTCACTTCTAGTTATAtaccacagtttaaaaaagaaaaaaaaatttaattttgaatgcTGAGTTATAACCAGGATGCTAAAAGGATCTGTCCTGAAAACCGTCAcatatctgaaaaatggaaaaccaGTCTTTTTAAGGTGAGAAGATTTGAGATACAATAGCTTCTTTACATACTTAATGACATCGTATTTGGAGGGCCTTTTAGACTTACTCTGAGTGTTTAACTATGGGAAGCAGAAGTAGGACTAGAAGGTGGAAGTCACACTGAGTTCTCTAACTAGGTTAATAATGGAGTGGGCCTGTGTTCAAGCAGAGGCTGATGTTGACCTGCCAGGAATATTGTAGAGCCAGTCCTTGCAGGGAGCGTAAAATAGATCCTTTcagattttatgactttttttttttgctgtagagTGAAGAGGAAACAAATAAAGGTGAATCTCTCAAATCCCCCTTGAAACCAGAGTCGCAGCTAGATCTTCGTGTACAGGAGCTGATAAAGTTGATCTGTAATGTCCAGGCCATGGAAGAGATGATGGTAGAAATGAAATATGATACCAAGAAAGCCCCACTTGGTAGGACTTCAGATTCTATCCTACATTCTCACTTCATATTTTAGTTCCTTTACCAGGATATTTTATCAACATCATGATTTAAAGCTTACTGATATTActgaataaagaaagagagatttGGGGTGAGAGGTTGTGTGAGGGGAGGAAGAACAATTTTGAAAGTTGAAAGGTGAGAGTCTTTGTTGGGCTGGGACACAAATACAGTTTACAGGCTGGGACCCTAGTTGTGGAGTCTGATCTCTGGCTGGGTCTGCAGGGAAGCTGACAGTGGCACAAATCAAGGCAGGTTACCAGTCTCTTAAGAAGATTGAGGATTGTATTCGGGCTGGCCAGCATGGACGAGCTCTCGTGGAAGCATGCAATGAATTCTACACCAGAATCCCACATGACTTTGGGTAAGGCCTGTGCTGTTACTTCACTTTGGTCTTCTGCCCAACCATATCCCCTACATCACTCAGCAGCAActataatctttttaatttttcatttctaaggaaATGATCATCTTGAATAGCTGTAGAGCCAAAATGATTTATAGATAGCCTATTTAATCAGCTTATGAGTATGGGATGTGATCTCCTGGCCTGGTTAACAACCATATTCTCTGACAAAGTGGAAGTTACCAACTCAAGAGAGAGTGGGTCTAGCTATCCAACCAACATGTAAAACACCTTCAGGCATATCACCCTGTTTCCTATTCTTTAAGGTGACAATAACACACACCATTTCTGTGAACTCAAATGATGTTaggtatataaaatacattttatctttGTTGATTCTGCATTCTGGtgcttactttatttttattcctctattGCTTTATAGAAGCCTGTGACCTAGAAATAACCCCGAGTGGTCAATAGGTATATTTCTGCTTCCAGATAGGACTTCATCCAAACTATTCCTTATTGATGTCAatacatcttatttttaaaaagttcccataaaaaggaattttaactCTAGTCCCAAATGTCAAAATCTATAGAGTTTGTTCATTTTATCCTACTCAGGGTATATGCATAATATCTCTATATTTTTGGAATGTAAAATCTCTTACAGACCTCTATCAAATGGAAAACCCCAGTTTCTTATATCTATTTTCTAAAGGACCTATCTTTAGTCTGTTATTTTTagtcatgtgccttttggccacaCATCAGAGAACTAATTATTGGTTATATCTCTGTCCTAGACTCCGTACCCCTCCATTaatccagacagagaaagaactgtCAGACAAAGTACAGCTACTAGAGGTGAGATATGTGTGGATCGGGAAGTATTACATCTCTTGTCCCAGGTTTCTCCCACACTGATTTTCTGTCTCATCTTGTCAGGCTTTGGGAGACATTGAAATTGCCATTAAACTGGTGAAGACAGAACTGCAAAGCCCAGAACACCCACTGGACCAACACTATAGAAAACTACATTGTGCTTTGCACCCTTTAGACCATGAGAGTTATGAGTTCAAAGTaagaaaaatgatcatttattttcataacaaaataaatgatccacccttccccatccccctgtTCTCTGACTACTTCTGGTTAAGAGAAAACTTTAGGGCAGAACTTCTATTTACTAGGAATTGGGAAGGTAGGGCTCTTTCTAGCTGCCCTTGTGAGACCATTTGGGCCAATTTATACCAGAAGCCCTGAGGTTCTTCAGCTCACCGTGGTCTCTTATAGAGTCCGCATCAGCcacttctttcattcttcttcacAGGTGATTTCCCAGTACCTACAGTCTACGCATGCTCCCACACACAGTGACTATACCATGACCTTGCTGGATGTTTTTGAAGTAGAGAAGGAGGGTGAGAAAGAAGCCTTCAGAGAGGACCTTCATAACAGGTCTCCATTTAGCTCTGGGTTTGGGAAGACATTCCCTTGCCTGAAGTGCAGTTATGGAACTTATAGAGAAGGATAGCGGAGACAGCTGTTGGTGTTTTTTTATGCTTATGGCCTGTGTTTGcaggagagcaagagagagtACAATAATATTGGCTTTTCCTTAGGATGCTGCTATGGCATGGTTCCAGGCTGAGTAACTGGGTGGGAATCCTGAGCCACGGGCTTCGAATCGCCCCACCTGAGGCTCCCATCACAGGTTACATGGTGAGTAGAAATTGAACCCTGGAGGTAGGtacaagggaaaagaatacaattttctcagtccttttccccccacctttttttttttcctagattaGGATTAGGTGGTGACCTGGCATTGACTATGACCTTCCTTTCTTAAATTCCTAAGGAtatccctcctttctccccagaAAGCAGAGATTCATTGATGCTTCTGCCATCTCTTGGAACAGAATTGTGAGGGGAAATGGAGAAGGGTCTATATTGTGTTTAAGATAATAGAACACAGGGTCAGTGGTATGagcctcccttcttttttttttttttttttaatttatttatcagtaatagtggctcacgggcttagttgctccgtggcatgtgggatcttcccagaccagggcccgaacccgtgtctcctgcattggcaggcagattctcaaccactgcgccaccagggaagcccgagcctccCTTCTAACACAATGGCTTTGGCAGTtgaccttgttttttatttatatgtttcagTTTGGAAAAGGAATCTACTTTGCTGACATGTCTTCCAAGAGTGCCAATTACTGCTTTGCCACTCGCCTAAAGGATACTGGACTGCTGCTCCTGTCAGAGGTAAGGCAGGAACACATCCGTGATTTCTAGTTTATTATTAGTtcctatttttccaaagagaaaagttCAGCCACAGAACCAAGAGGTTCACCTGGGAGAACCTGAGAGGGAAGCCAAGTGCAATTTCCACTGCATTCGATTCTTCTGCTGGAGTAGGAGAAGAAAGTACTGATGGAGTTTTCTGTTTGGCTTTAGAGCCATTCATTTCAGTAGGATGTGGTCATTTAAAGATCCTTTTCTTTGCAGGTAGCTCTAGGTCAGTGTAATGAGCTACTAGGGGCCAATCCAGAGGCAGAAGGATTACTTCAGGGCAAACACAGCACCAAGGGGCTAGGCAAGATGGCTCCCAGTCCTACGTGCGCCATCACCTTGTAAGTACTCAGAGCCTGGAGGGTCAGAAAACTCCTTTTGGCCAGATAAGACTCTCTACTTTCTCTATACAAACTTCTGAACCAGAGGCAGATGTTGACACACATTCTTCCATTTGGCAGGAATGGGAGTACAGTGCCCTTAGGACCAGCAAGTGACACAGGAATTCTGAATCCAGAGGGTTATACCCTCAACTACAACGAATTTATTGTCTATAACCCCAACCAGGTCCATATGCGATACCTTCTAAAGGTTCGATTTAATTTCCTGCAGCTGTGGTGAATGTTGATATTAAACAAACCAGAGAAAATATGATCTTCAAGCAAGAAAACAGGCAACGTTGTACTTtagattttctcatattttctgtaataaagaCAGTACAAATCTTCCACTGGCTTCTTCGGGTTTTACTTCTGCAAGCACATATTTCTTCTGATGTTAGTGTATCTTTGTTTCCAGGACAGAAAATATAGCTTCTCTGCGTATGCCACAGCTAGCTGCAGGTTATTCAGGATCCTGTTCTGTTCTTTCACAGCAGAATAGCCTCTGTGCATTGAGGGAGACTAATGGAGGTTAATGTTTTTCCCCATTTAATACAGTTTTTCTGCAAACTGGAGTTTTTTGGGTAGTATTATAGGAAGGGCAGATGCAGCAAAGACTGAATTGTTTCCCATACAAATCTTCTCACTTGCCTTTTTCCCCTGTTTACCACCTGCAGACCAGGTCTCCCACCACTTAGCATCCTAGGTCTCAGCAGATGTCCAAAATTTTGGGAAGCACTTGGAGGACTGTCACTAAGCCTAAATATATctcagggaggaagagagagaaggagaatgatTTTGATGTACCCCACCCCATCTAAGAAGTACCAAAGTCTAAAACAGATCCAGAGTCTTCTTGACTATTTGTAAACACATGCAacacagataaacacacacatacaacatacTTCCTTAGTAACAATGAAGGTTATTTAAATGAAGACAATAGCTTGTAACTTTTTAGAGACCAAATTACCAATatctatcaaaaattttaaatgtacacacCCTTTGACCTAAAAATTACAGATGTACATGTTTACATAGATGATGTCACTGCAGAATTGTTATATGCCAAAAAACCCATAAATAAGGAACTAgttaaatatattctctcattgaAATACTATGCTGCTGTTAAAACTAGACTATACACTTCAAAAAAATGTAAGAGaagggaatacttcccaactcattctataaggccgtATAAAACTAAACccagataaagatatcacaagaaaattatagaccagtatcCTGTAAGAATGTAGATAcaggtgcagtggttaataatcttcctgccaatgcaggggtcacaggttcaagccctggtccaggaagatcccacatgccgcagagcaactaagcccgtaagccacaactactgagcccgtgtgccacaactactgaagcccacacgcctagagcccatgctctgcaacgagaagccaccgcaatgagaagcctgcgcactacaacgaagagtagcccctgctcaccacaactagagaaagcccatgtgcagcaatgaaggcccaacacagccaaaaataaataaatacatttattaaaaaaaaaaaagaatgtagatacagggacttctctggtgatcAAGTAgtcaagaatccaccttccaatgcaggggacatgggtttgatccctgcgtgaggaactaagatcccacatgccgcagggcaactaaacctGCGTGCCAtgactagagagcctgcatgccgcaactactgagcccgtgcactctggagctcgtgtgccacaactagagaagcccgcatgctgcaactagagagagaagcccacaatgaagagcccacatgctgcaatgaagacccagctcagccaaaaaaaaaaaaaaaagaatgtagatacaaaaataaaatactatcaaGCCTAAACCAGCAAACCATAAAAAAGGATTATACAGCAGGACCAAATGAGATTTACTGCAGAAATGCAAGTTTGGTTCAACATACGAAAATCAACCAAAATTGATGGTTGTGACTTTTGCCAAATGTAGGGCAAAAGTCACATGaccatctcattagatgcagaaaaagcacttggcaaaattcaacaccctttcacgATAAACATTCAACAAACTAAGAATGGAAAGGATCTTCTTCAACCTTATAAAGGATGTCTATGAAAAACCGCAAAAAGACTGAAAGTTTTTCcccaaagatcaggaacaagaccaggatatctgctctcaccacttccatTCAGCATTGTACTGAATTCTGGGCACAGTAATTAGATAaggaatagaggggaaaaggcatccatattgaaaaggaagaggaaaaactaTATTGGCAGATTACATGatctaatatacatatattagatTACATgatctaatatatatatagattagaTTACATGatctaatgtatatatatatattagattacatgatctaatatatatataaagccctAAACAATACATgcaaaaagaaattagagataaTAAGTTCAACAAGGTTGCgggatacaagatcaatacacaaaaatcaattgtatttctatacactagcaatgaataatctgaaaaggaaattaaaatccctttataatagcatcaaaaaaataattaGCAGATTTAAATCACaaaacttgtacactgaaaatgacaatacattattgaaagaaatgtaAGAAGACCCAAATAGGTGGAAATACACtccgtgttcatggattggaaaatttAATCCATGCCATCTAAGATTTAATCCATTGCCAtctaagatggcaatactccccaaagtgatctacagattgaGCGCAATTCTGGTCAAAATTCCAACAGCCTTTTTGCACAAATGAACAAGACaaacctaaaattcatatgagaTTGCAAAGTGatcttgaatagccaaaacaatcttgaaaaagaaaaggttggaggactcactttctgatttcaaaacttactacaaagctgtagtaatcaagaaagtgtggtactggcataaagattatatatagatcaataaaattggagagttgtgaaataaatacatgtatctatggtcaactgatcttcaacGAGGATGCCAGGGCTACTaaaagggggaaagaatagttttttcaataaatggtgccaaGACAacttggatatccacatgcaaagtaATCAATTTGGAATACTACCTCACactatatgcaaaaattaactcaaagtgtgtcaaagacttaaatgtaagagctaaaactataaaactcttagaaaacacAGATGGAAAtcttgtgaccttggattaggcaatagtTTCTGAGATATGACACCAACAGCACAATcaaccaaagaaaataatagtgttcatcaaaatttgaaacttttgttaatcaaaggacactatcgggacttccctgctggtccaatggtaaagaatccaccttccaatgcaggggacatgggttcgaaccttggtcggggaactaagatcccacatggtgcagggcaactaagctcgcgtgccacaactactgagcccatgctcctcaactagagagcccacatgccgcaaactacagagcccacgcactctggaaccagtgtgccacaactagagaaaacctgcacaccacaactagagagaagcccgcacgctgaaACAAAGAGGCCACGTGATGCAACAAAAtattccgcatgccgcaacaaagacccaatgcagccaaaaaaataattaattataaataaataaatagatatactaggggaagaagaaaaaaggacactatcaagaaagtgaaaagacaacctatagaatgggagaaaatatttgcaaatcataacaTGAGAggatctagtatccagaatatataaagaactcttacaattcaacaataaaaagataaataggggcttccctgatggcacagtggttaagaatccgcctgccaatgcaggggacatgggttcgagccccggtccgggaagatcccacatgccgtggagcaactaagcctgtgcgccacaagtactgagcctgcgctctagtgcccacgagccacaattactgagcccatgtgccacaactactgaagcctgcatgcctagagcccctgctctgcaacaagagaagccaccgcaatgagaagcccgcgcaccgcaacgaagagtagcccccgcttgccgcaactagagaaagcccacacgcagcaacaaagacccaacgcagccaaaaaaataaataaataataaatttattaaaaaaaagataaataacccagttaaaaacCAACCAAAGAATCTGagtagaaatttctccaaagaaatacaaatgcccAATaacaagcacgtgaaaagatgctcaacatcattaaatattaaggaaacaaatcaaaatcacaagataCCACTTGACAAACGCTAGCAGGGCTGCAATTAAAAAGACCAagaataacaagtattggtgaaaATGAGGACAAATTAGAAAACTCACATgttactggtgagaatgtaaaatggctcAGCTTCTTTGGagaatagtttggcagttcctcaaatagtTAAAACATACAGTTACCATGTGATCTACTAATCCTGATCTTAGGTATGtaaagagaattgaaaagaaatgtttacacaaaaacttgtacgtgaCTTATGATAGCAAcataataatagccaaaaagtggaaacaaccagaATTtctatcaattgatgaatggatgaacacaatatggtgtatctatacaatggaatattattgtattatttattattatattgtattattattgtattgtttattattataaaatggaataaagtattgatacatgctaccaaatgaaccttgaaaacatgctaagtgaaagaagccacacaaaaggccacatattgtatgcttccatttatataaaatgtcttgaataggcaaatccatagagatgaAAAGTAGATTAGCAATTGCCAGTggctggagg is a window encoding:
- the PARP2 gene encoding poly [ADP-ribose] polymerase 2 isoform X3, which translates into the protein MKKEPVAGGKADNDRTEDKQESVKTLLLKGKAPVDPECTAKVGKAHVYCEGNDVYDVMLNQTNLQFNNNKYYLIQLLEDDAQRNFSVWMRWGRVGKMGQHSLVACSGDLSKAKEIFQKKFLDKTKNNWEDRETFEKVPGKYDMLQMDYTTNTQSEEETNKGESLKSPLKPESQLDLRVQELIKLICNVQAMEEMMVEMKYDTKKAPLGKLTVAQIKAGYQSLKKIEDCIRAGQHGRALVEACNEFYTRIPHDFGLRTPPLIQTEKELSDKVQLLEALGDIEIAIKLVKTELQSPEHPLDQHYRKLHCALHPLDHESYEFKVISQYLQSTHAPTHSDYTMTLLDVFEVEKEGEKEAFREDLHNRMLLWHGSRLSNWVGILSHGLRIAPPEAPITGYMFGKGIYFADMSSKSANYCFATRLKDTGLLLLSEVALGQCNELLGANPEAEGLLQGKHSTKGLGKMAPSPTCAITLNGSTVPLGPASDTGILNPEGYTLNYNEFIVYNPNQVHMRYLLKVRFNFLQLW
- the PARP2 gene encoding poly [ADP-ribose] polymerase 2 isoform X2 — encoded protein: MAARRRRGTGGGRARAERVNNGKTATENPPPAKKIRKCQKMKKEPVAGGKADNDRTEDKQESVKTLLLKGKAPVDPECTAKAHVYCEGNDVYDVMLNQTNLQFNNNKYYLIQLLEDDAQRNFSVWMRWGRVGKMGQHSLVACSGDLSKAKEIFQKKFLDKTKNNWEDRETFEKVPGKYDMLQMDYTTNTQSEEETNKGESLKSPLKPESQLDLRVQELIKLICNVQAMEEMMVEMKYDTKKAPLGKLTVAQIKAGYQSLKKIEDCIRAGQHGRALVEACNEFYTRIPHDFGLRTPPLIQTEKELSDKVQLLEALGDIEIAIKLVKTELQSPEHPLDQHYRKLHCALHPLDHESYEFKVISQYLQSTHAPTHSDYTMTLLDVFEVEKEGEKEAFREDLHNRMLLWHGSRLSNWVGILSHGLRIAPPEAPITGYMFGKGIYFADMSSKSANYCFATRLKDTGLLLLSEVALGQCNELLGANPEAEGLLQGKHSTKGLGKMAPSPTCAITLNGSTVPLGPASDTGILNPEGYTLNYNEFIVYNPNQVHMRYLLKVRFNFLQLW
- the PARP2 gene encoding poly [ADP-ribose] polymerase 2 isoform X4 produces the protein MAARRRRGTGGGRARAERVNNGKTATENPPPAKKIRKCQKMKKEPVAGGKADNDRTEDKQESVKTLLLKGKAPVDPECTAKVGKAHVYCEGNDVYDVMLNQTNLQFNNNKYYLIQLLEDDAQRNFSVWMRWGRVGKMGQHSLVACSGDLSKAKEIFQKKFLDKTKNNWEDRETFEKVPGKYDMLQMDYTTNTQSEEETNKGESLKSPLKPESQLDLRVQELIKLICNVQAMEEMMVEMKYDTKKAPLGKLTVAQIKAGYQSLKKIEDCIRAGQHGRALVEACNEFYTRIPHDFGLRTPPLIQTEKELSDKVQLLEALGDIEIAIKLVKTELQSPEHPLDQHYRKLHCALHPLDHESYEFKVISQYLQSTHAPTHSDYTMTLLDVFEVEKEGEKEAFREDLHNRMLLWHGSRLSNWVGILSHGLRIAPPEAPITGYMFGKGIYFADMSSKSANYCFATRLKDTGLLLLSESVHEKTADKAKLRDILQNT
- the PARP2 gene encoding poly [ADP-ribose] polymerase 2 isoform X1, producing the protein MAARRRRGTGGGRARAERVNNGKTATENPPPAKKIRKCQKMKKEPVAGGKADNDRTEDKQESVKTLLLKGKAPVDPECTAKVGKAHVYCEGNDVYDVMLNQTNLQFNNNKYYLIQLLEDDAQRNFSVWMRWGRVGKMGQHSLVACSGDLSKAKEIFQKKFLDKTKNNWEDRETFEKVPGKYDMLQMDYTTNTQSEEETNKGESLKSPLKPESQLDLRVQELIKLICNVQAMEEMMVEMKYDTKKAPLGKLTVAQIKAGYQSLKKIEDCIRAGQHGRALVEACNEFYTRIPHDFGLRTPPLIQTEKELSDKVQLLEALGDIEIAIKLVKTELQSPEHPLDQHYRKLHCALHPLDHESYEFKVISQYLQSTHAPTHSDYTMTLLDVFEVEKEGEKEAFREDLHNRMLLWHGSRLSNWVGILSHGLRIAPPEAPITGYMFGKGIYFADMSSKSANYCFATRLKDTGLLLLSEVALGQCNELLGANPEAEGLLQGKHSTKGLGKMAPSPTCAITLNGSTVPLGPASDTGILNPEGYTLNYNEFIVYNPNQVHMRYLLKVRFNFLQLW
- the PARP2 gene encoding poly [ADP-ribose] polymerase 2 isoform X5; translated protein: MAARRRRGTGGGRARAERVNNGKTATENPPPAKKIRKCQKMKKEPVAGGKADNDRTEDKQESVKTLLLKGKAPVDPECTAKVGKAHVYCEGNDVYDVMLNQTNLQFNNNKYYLIQLLEDDAQRNFSVWMRWGRVGKMGQHSLVACSGDLSKAKEIFQKKFLDKTKNNWEDRETFEKVPGKYDMLQMDYTTNTQSEEETNKGESLKSPLKPESQLDLRVQELIKLICNVQAMEEMMVEMKYDTKKAPLGKLTVAQIKAGYQSLKKIEDCIRAGQHGRALVEACNEFYTRIPHDFGLRTPPLIQTEKELSDKVQLLEALGDIEIAIKLVKTELQSPEHPLDQHYRKLHCALHPLDHESYEFKVISQYLQSTHAPTHSDYTMTLLDVFEVEKEGEKEAFREDLHNRMLLWHGSRLSNWVGILSHGLRIAPPEAPITGYMFGKGIYFADMSSKSANYCFATRLKDTGLLLLSELW